Part of the Rissa tridactyla isolate bRisTri1 chromosome 3, bRisTri1.patW.cur.20221130, whole genome shotgun sequence genome, CAATATGTGATCACTTCTGTGATTCCTGGACGATTGgggtttcctatttgagcttGCTGTGTGATTAATGCAACCCATTTACCCCatgtagcatcggtggcatggagagtagaaggaactttacccttgaacatccagcccagtactggtaatcggggcaccaggaggagctgttgCTTCAGTACCAACCACTTCCAAAACAGCTCTAACTTCTTCACatgctgccaatatttctttttcagttggagtatagttggccttggagcctttgtatcctTGACTCCAAAATCCTAGAGGTCAACCTCACGTCtctcctggtgctttctgccagaggctccaggtaggaccattgtccctggctgcagtgtagagcacatttttaatgtcccatcctgttcagTCTGGCCCAAGGGGTACTGCATGCGCAATCTCTTGCTCAATTTATTCAAAGGCTTGTTGTTGCTCAGGGCCGCacataaaatcattcttcttttgagccacttcatagagaggtctcacaatctgactataacctggaatatgcattctccagaaacccacaacacctaaggcaccttgtgtttccttttagttagtaggtggggacatagctattattttgttaatcacatccttTGGCATCTGGTGATGCCCATCTTGCCAcgtaattcccaagaactggatctcTCTTGCAGGTCCCTTAGCTTTGCCTCTTTTTATAGAAAAGCTAGCTTTCAAAAGAATTTTGAttgttttcttacctttcttaaaaacttCTGCTGCTGCGTTACCTCATACAATGGTGTTGTGAATGTACTctaggtgttctggagctccacccttctccagtgcagtctgaatcagtccatggcaaataatagggctgtgtttccacccctggggcagttgattccaggtgtactggacacctctccaggtgaaagcaaactgtggcctgcgctctgctgccaaaggaatagagaaaaacgtgttagcaatgtcaattgtagcacaccatttggctgcctttgactccagttcatattggagttctagcatgtccagcacagcagtgctcagtggtggtgtgacttcattcaggccacgatagtctactgttaatcctcagtctccatcagactttcgcactggccgTATAGGGCCGTTAAAGCATGaacgagtcttgctgatcactccttggctcTCTAGCCAAGGAATTAGGTTacggatgggaatcagggagtctcggttggtGCGATATTGTCATCAGTGCACAGTGGTAATAGCAATGGCACCTGCTgctctttaaccctcagcagtcccacaaCAAAAGAGTCCTCTGAAAGACCAAGCAaactgctataccaaaagcccaccgaTACCCTTTTGAGTctttaaaataccctctcctgaagcagtctatgccaaggatgcatggagcatctgggACAGTCataatggggtgcttctcccatttattcccagttaggctcacttcagcctccaatACAGTTCTTGAAATCCCccgtcactccagaaatagtgatGGATTCTTCCCCTTAATGATTCGATGGCATTAGGGTgtactgtgcaccagtgtccaccagggctttatacttttgtggttCTAATGCGCCAGGTCATTGAATCCACCCAGTCCAATACACtcggttgtccctctcctccacctggctggaggcagggcctcTCTAATATTATGCATAGTACCTGCTATTAACAGATGGGTTCACGCAACTTCTGTAGTGGTCCACAAATGGGTTCATATTCAGACCAGAGAACCGCTCACTGTAGACCAGGGGATGGCAACTCGCATATTCGTGCCTGTAGGATTGAGGTAGGTTGTCCTTCCTACTTTCTCATATCCTCTCTGTATTCGTGGAGAGTGGACTACAGGGCACTTTGTGGCATGTACCTTCTCTCTTGAGCCAGTCTTGTAGGAGGGCATCTTCTGCTAACAGCTGCAATGCGGGTCCATACAGGGGAAGTGTGGAATCTTGTCTCCAGCCTGGACAGTTTAtcagacagtttttcaaataatttctcagttttctcagtcactttctcagtcattttctcattttctcagttattttctCCATGGCTGCAACAGTGAGGGGACGAGAGAAACTGTCTTCATACTCTTGTACTCTGCTACACCAACTGTAAATCAAGTGGCTATcggcatcagatcctccccagatcATCgttgacaatgtgtgggaatacgttggtggtgcactctgcacaaacttccgtGACATAGGTCATTGGCATGGCATTTCATCAAGGTCTATAATCACTCGCCAGTCACTATAAATtacctctcacacagccagttctctcaggtacttaatacctttctccatggTGGTCCATTTGCTGGGGCAGCATTTGATATCATCCTTCAAGGGATACCTACACCTTACGGCTGACAAAagttgcctccagagactgagagtttGTGGCTTTCTCCCAAGTGCCTTGTTGACGcctccatctctggccaggttCCCCAACTGCCTGGCTTTTTTACTGTCGGAGTCTATGGTATTGGCCCCATTATCGCAGCATTGGAGCAAGCAGGTGATAAGCGTCTCACCTTCACAACAGCTGAAGTCCTTTCTCAGATTACACAAGTCCTTCACAGAGAAGGACTGAATGATTACTTCTGTTCCCGAGTCATCCCTATCCATTgacactgcctgagaaggactGTCTCCCGGATCTACTTTAGAAGAACCCTTTCCTTTACCTGTtttagaaggaccctctcctggatcttcgtCAAAAGAATTCTCTCCCGTGCCATCTGACTTGAGCTGGTCTTTGGTATAAGGggtaagggaagaaaatgaacttCTTGTTGGAGCTGGAGTAGTGGCGGTACTGGTCAGTACTGGTGGCAGAGTGGCTCGTgggatttcagcagcagcaagcgCATGTCTTATAACACCTACTCCTGCACCAAAGTATAATATAAAGCccctgaaacacattcaggagagTCAGTAATGAAATCACGATTTTTGAGGACATAACAATCATTTCCAAAATCCCCAAGCTCTAGTGGTGTCATCTTGTGATAAAAAGAAGAGGTAAACTTTCCCAAGGTAAAATTAAACGTGTAATCAGTAACAAAATCCACTAGGTGACGCCCGACGTGTGCAGGTATAGTCGTGGCCCAGTTTATTCCAGCATAAATTGCAGTAAAAAACCATAGCCAAATAGCATGTTTTGCCCAGCACTCCTAACCAAACCACCACAAATAAACACAATGCACAAATGAATAATAGCACAACACATACAGCAGGTTAAGCAGCATTGCATCaactaattttaaacaaaactctgTAAAGACACGATATAATATTTTGCTCAAGAACGACATGATATGAGCTGCCTGTTTTAATTTCAAACCCCTCAGGACTCTCAGAGGAAAAAATCCGATACTCTCTCagctgagcaagctggaattcaaactattcaggcaatctgtcagagccctgctcctgcctcacGTTGGGCActaataaatctgtcatggtttaggctgggcttaccactaaacaaatgacagatgctctcttttaagcTCTCTCCCCTctcagaagagaagagagagaataaGGGTGAGAGACTTagggttgaaaaagaaactacaactactttaattaaatataataaaaaggaaagataataatattaataagaaaataatgaaatttataCCTTATACACAAAAccaatatcaagctcccaggatgtcaagaatgtcaccagcaggcactgggaaagtcccagactggactcggtgacagacaggaactggagtcaggaacgcacAGATAAGGATCACAGGCAgagactgacccctttgatccctcagcttttatactgagcatggggcagatgggatggagtaccctgttggtcagttttgggtcacctgtcctgtcctctcctccccgcagatgcaacccctctacgctcttctgcttccagccctccaaCAGGGCACACAATAGAGTTAGTTAACCTTGGCTGTTACAGCAGTAAGTGTAAGCAAGcacctctctgcataccattccttggcattaactataaacatcagaccttatcactCTGAAAGCAGACACCGTCTGAAAAAAACACCGacttagttagaagagacttaactgaaaagtaaaattactgaaaagaaaattggttctgctctatctcaaaccaggacacacatgCTTTTACGGTCCTCTTGTTGCTGAAAGACTGCCAGAGAAACCTGATAAAAGGGGTCTGCTTTCCTAGCAGATCCTACAGGATCTGCAGTTTTATATTAGGTTAAAAGCAAGAGGAACATATGAATGCACGCTGCTTTGCAATAGAAATGATGAAGTCAGagtaagaacaaattaaaaataacagaaattaaaagtgAGAGCTGAAATTGTCAATATAAAGATGCTAACAATATCCACAGGATACTGAACTACTATAATAAACTTGTGTTGTAAGAGTATGTGGTAAACAGGGGGCTATCATATCCGGGTTTTGTCAGAGAAAGAGTGGAGGAAGCTAGAAGGAAATCATCATAATCTAATATAGATGACAtcttttataattatttaaaaaaattaaaagtgtcaTTTATTCAAAACTAACATAATAATAGTCTTACTTAAAATGTCACAGTAGttctcatggggaaaaaagatttatttttcttggtttacAGCTGTAGGCTTTGCATAAATACTCCACAGTAACTGTATTTCAAGAGACTGAGTGGTTTTACATCCAGTATTCTCAAACCTATCAAATATTAAATCCcacaatgctttttaaaatgtaacccTCCATTACACCCGTTTGTACATGTGATAACCTACCCTCACTTGAAGCACAGAGAATTGATGTAAACTCATTCAGATAACGTATTCGCACTTTTCCAAGGAGTGGGAAACAACTTGGGATTTACAAAAAGACCAGTCATGTTTCAACTATTAAAAACTTCCTTATCTCTTCTAAGGAATGTAACTGTACATTACACACTTGTAAACAGAGAAATCCAGGCAGAAAGAACTTTCATATGAAAAAATTCCCGTAATTCAGAGAAAACAGCCCAAGTGTATGACACTAATACAGATCTATTTGTTTCCTGGAAGGAAGAATGCTATGTTAActatgtgtgtacacacatagatattttctaaacagaaaactTACTTATGATAGCTAATTTTTGTACTGAACTCCAGAAAACAGAGAATCAATCCAATATTCTATCCCCAGGCATTCTCTAGGTTCAAAAGAGTTCCTCAAAACTCATCTTTAATGTTGAAATGTGGCTGATCTTCAGGTTTAAAGTCTAGATTGGGGCTGCCATCCTCATTCAGAATTCTTCGAGAAGTATAGCCAACAATTGGATATTTGGCCTTATAAACATTATTGAAGATATCATCCAGGGACGTCAGTTCCTCTTCTGTGAGTCCTGtctaaatgaaatatgaaaatgaaaagtcctgtctcaaagaaataaaaatacagatatttacatgcatttttcttttttattaattgctATAAAGCTTAGGGTTAGCTTTTGGGTTTACTTTGCAGAGCATGATTAACAAAGTTGATAGTATAGCctgtaattttattcttttctttcagattcaGTCCTGACAAAACTTTAATATATTCAGGTCAAACAAACGAGGGTTAATCTCCCTTCATTTTCCCTGCATGAGTAAATCACACCTCAAACAAGCAACAAGTCACTGCCAGAGATAGCATCCACCGCCATGTCAGTGACACAGGATACACTAAATCAACTGGGAAAGAAAGTGATTTACTCTCTTTGGAAGCATCTTTTTAAACAGCAGGTAATTTCCCCTTTATATGCTTATGTAAATTGTATTTATTCCACAGATTAAAAACTTTCCTCTTTAAGGCTGTTAACACTGTACCTTTCATGAGCAGTAAATGCATAtccattttatgtatttaaagaatattaattaattttattttgacagaTGTGAATCGCATAAattaacacaaatattttaatattatcattcatcatttttcaaaagaatataactttgcaaaacagaattaaacagtCTATTTTCTTACTATATCATGTGTAAGATCTGCTGGATCCAGAGACATCTTTGCAACTCCTCTTGTtgagtcttttccaaccaaagCATTGTATGGGGCTCCTTTTCCATAAAATtctgtcagattaaaaaaaaataaaataatccagcAATGATCTGACAATGTACAGCGTATAGTCTGCCTCTACTTTTCACCAGCCTGTTATACTTGTCAGTGAACTGAAAGAAACAGCTCAAGTCTAAGACTCTTCTTTCCAAAACTGACttttcatttcctgcttttttatAATATAaccctgtctttaaaaaaaaacccaaaccaaaacaaaagacaacagaGGGTGGGGTTACAAAATACAACCGTTGAACTCCTGTACTGCGGTCTTAAAATATACCTATTATTTAGGGAGCTGCGCTTTACATTCTCATGAGAGGTTTGTAGACTCCAGACTTCGCAGTGGCAAGCCTTGTCTAACTTAGGTTTTGAAGATCAGCCAATGCGTACATCCAGACAAGCTGCATTAACAAGCTTAGTACAAAGCAACAAGCCATTAGTTTGCTTGTGATGACATTACGGCAAGTGTCCAGGACCCCCATGGTACCTTCAGACATTTTACAGGAAATCTGGATTAAGTAGCAGGACTTCAAATTAAAACATCTGTAGTTCTTAGGGAAGGCACAAagagcaaatacagaaataaaaggttTAGGTGTAAATGATGAGACAAGAAacctcattaaaaaagaaaattttaaaggagaaaaaaattacttagccCCCCACTCTCCTTTCAAAATCACAGTCAACTCTTCCAAGAGTTTTGACCAGGCCACTGGACAGCACGGGTAGGCAAACACcagcacaaaaggaaaagatgaagctGCAGCAATGCTGATTCTGTGTAGTGCAATACAAGGACATCCAAGTTCACTTTGATGTGGTCAATTCATGTACCCAGCGCAATAAAATGCTGTAGTGCCGGCTTGCGTGTGGCCTGACCCCACATCTGGTGAGGACTCAGGGCTCTGGGCAGGTATCTTCTGCATTTCTTGTCAGCACCCAAGCTAACTGGACTACACTGGTTTGTCTGTCTACGTGTACTGTAATCTCAAACCAGTGTAAGTTCTAGACAAAACCTGAGTGGGGGAGGTGTCAGAGGAGGAAAAtcgatttttttaaaaaaagaaaaaaagtatattctttCTGTTGCAATTGAACTGCAGGCTTCTAATACATtgggaatatttaaaaataaatgaccGAATAATAGCATGAGAACAAAGCAGATGGCAGAGGAGAAGCAAACTCACCTTTTCCAGCAGTGACATCAAATACTACTCCCTTCACCGCCAGGTAAATGGGCTGTCCTTCCTGGAAAGAAAGCCATCAATATATCCTCAACACTTAAGCGCAGGCAAAAGGCAATTAGTTTTAGCTATGAAATTCATAAGCACTCAGGACACAAAGAAGAGAATTAAATTATTATCTGTTATATGTTTTCtcttgtttgtgtgtgtataccaGCATACACATTATCTCTCTTGAAAGTTCTTGCTTGTGCTTTGAACTgtccctgattatttttttttaggatttaagGAATTTAAGCATATAGAATGAGAGAATCTTTTTAACATAAACATCACAATCACAGAAGACGTCCCTCTTGCAAGTCACCTCTCGTCTGCATGCTTGTCTGCTCGAAGATGATCAACTGCGTCTTTCCATTCCTAATGCAGATGGATATTGCCCAAGATAAAAGGGTGTTTGGCCAACAGCATTCTTTATTTGATTAAGACAACAACagataaatacataaacacaGACAAATCTGATCTGCTGACATCTGTTTTACTTAATAAGGCAGTGcttctgctttgtctttcatCCACAAGATGTATTTTTAGTCAGATGCGGGTTAGTTTCTTGGAAGTGCCTAGAGAAGACCCTGGGAAGGTCAGCCAGCAAGTTTTTCAAAAGGGAAGACAGATGTTTATCAGTATAGGACCTTATTGTTTTGAATATGATCTTCTGCTGAGATTTCTGCATCACAGAAAGCTAAAAAATGTTAAGTTGAAATTGCTTTGTTATTTCTATAATCTTGTAGGGGAAAAAGAGGGTCTAAATACATGGTTTAATTAATTATTCAGAGAAAATTACTTTGGCTCCAATTTATGTTAATCTGAAATTCACCGGCATGAGTGCCTTGTCAAGCAGGCAACGAATAAAATCAGAACATGCCATCTAATTGTCTGTACGCAACCTCAAAAgaccaaaagcagcagctgccagcaggacAAATGAATATCAGGCTAGCAACACAACAATGCCAACAAACTTCTGGCGAATGCCTAAAAAGCAAGTTATCCCGTATTTACTGGGAGAGAGGGAAtggcacagcagcacagcaggagaaaCCCAAGTTCTAACGTGGTTTCAGGGCACCGAGCAGCAGGGACGGAGGCACCGCCGGGGGCTGTGCAGTGCGGCGCCCGGACGCCCCACGGGCCCTGGTGtaccggccccggcccggcggctgTACAGACCCGGCCGGGGAGGCTCGGGGGCCCCGACGCGGCTctgcctcccgcccgcccctACCTGTTGCCCGTCGTATCTGGCCAGCTCGGGCTCGGTGAAGAGCCGGACGGGGGCCTCGGCCGGCGGCCTGAAGCGCAGCTCCCGCTCGGCCGCGGCCGGCAAGGCGCCCAGCAGGGCGGCCAACAgcagccgcgccgcgccgcccgccatGCCGCcgaggggaggggggacgggacgggacagacggccgccccggcccggccccgcctccAGGCCCCGGGCCCCGCTCGACCTCGGGTAGCTGGGCTGACGGCGGGGAGCAAGTTCGTCACCCGGCGCTTCGGTGGGCTGGTTAAATGGAAGTCGGTGGGAAGAGTTTAAGGCACTGAGGTTAAATAACTGCCCATGCCCGGCGTTGCTCCGGGGGGAAAGCTGTGAGAGGgtcagggctgcagctggggggatCGGCTTACAGCTGCCGATAAAagattcctccttttccttttttttttttttccccaccttctgGAGTTTCTCTGCTTGCTGTTTTAAAAGTTTATTCGGAAAATCAGCACACGTAGGCTTCGTCTTtctgacttaaaaataataaactgacATTGTTAGCCTATAGGAAGGAGAGAATAAATAGGAAATGTTCAAATTATGTGATTTCCCCGTGCTATAAATATAGCATGGGAAAACATTCTGGGCTGGCAGAAGAATAAACGTTTGATGTTTGTGATTCTATAATGAATTAAGAAAGTTAGAAACTTGCTACAATTTAGATACATAGATCACATCCCTCGCTGTAGTACTGGCAAGTGAGGGCTTGAAGGATTTAAAGCCCGGATGTTTGATGCTGCAGCGCCCGGTCTTCCCGACTACCATGCTGCAATTCAAATCCCTGTTTGGTATCTCCACTCCTTGTACAGTGTCCTGTGAAAGCTGAACCATTCGGAGGAGGATCTGAACAGTAAATAGGAGATGGAAATGGTTTTGATCTTTGTTTTAAGGATCGTTTATAAACTTTTCTTGCATAAATTCCGTATGCCCACCTCTGAGGACACCTGTTCCATGTTGCCTGAGGTAACACCCTTTTCCATAGGCTGTCCAAAGGCAGCGCTGAAGTAGCTAATCCAAAGCAACTTCTCCATAGTTCTCTTCTGGATGACAAAAGCATGGATGAGGCGCACAGGGGAGTGAGGGCGTGTCACCACAGTATGGACATGACAACCCATGAGCCACTTCCCCATCCTGGTGCAAGCCTGGTGCATCCTGGTGGCCACCTGGGAGCTGACTGCCGCAGGCTGCTATCTGCTGTGCAAGCTGAGCATTGGTCCTGTTGGGGCGAGGGATCACAAGGTTGGTACTGAGATTCTCCTTAAGCAGTGAAGTTTGCCTACCGGGCCTAACAATAGCTGGACTTCAGAATGGGCTTCCCGTCCCAGCTGTCGGTCATGTCCACTTGCTGACTCCACATGCCACAAGACAGATATGGAATGTCAAGCAGAAAAGAGACCTTTAGTAGGGCTTTGGACAAAACAGCTCCTGAACGCTCCTGCTATGTGTGAGAGAGCTCTGGCATTTGCCTGCAGATATCCCCCGCACGGCTTGCCGCAGAGTCCCATGCTGCTGGGAAATAGGCAAAAGTCTACTTTGTCAGTTTGGTTCAATCACATTATAGATTTaccttttattctgaaataattagTTATTAGCGTCTTCCCAGGGGAGGGCTGCACATGCTGAATCCTAGCCAACATCTGTCAGAAGTGTTACTGATTTGGGGACGAGTTAGAGCCTGCCTTTGAACAACAGACACGTGAAAAATTAATAACAAGACTTA contains:
- the NENF gene encoding neudesin, with amino-acid sequence MAGGAARLLLAALLGALPAAAERELRFRPPAEAPVRLFTEPELARYDGQQEGQPIYLAVKGVVFDVTAGKEFYGKGAPYNALVGKDSTRGVAKMSLDPADLTHDITGLTEEELTSLDDIFNNVYKAKYPIVGYTSRRILNEDGSPNLDFKPEDQPHFNIKDEF